In Spirochaeta thermophila DSM 6578, the following proteins share a genomic window:
- a CDS encoding DUF2259 domain-containing protein — MKRALLALVLSLIPLTLSAGDAAAFLNLGFSPDGRYFLFGVHGVEEETSHPYAELYLVDVPRNEFVPAGIQRKTFAVSLLPGQESIGALLALLYDALPLVGKHRIDHLRQGRLLYILLDGERPKEYLEFRDFYTSTLYRVTLIQTERGSKETSEAAFHLQVVITGRDGTHRTYLVGRPNYYRKGVQEYRIRQVILAPDDASLVFVIEKTIYAPTGPSIRYMVETITP; from the coding sequence ATGAAACGCGCCCTTCTTGCGCTCGTGCTCTCACTCATCCCCCTCACGCTCTCGGCGGGGGACGCCGCCGCCTTCCTCAACCTGGGATTCTCACCCGACGGTCGGTACTTCCTCTTCGGCGTACACGGCGTGGAGGAAGAGACATCCCATCCCTACGCCGAACTCTATCTCGTGGACGTACCTCGGAACGAGTTCGTCCCGGCGGGAATCCAGCGGAAAACCTTCGCCGTCTCGCTCCTTCCGGGGCAGGAAAGCATCGGAGCCCTCCTCGCCCTGCTCTACGACGCCCTCCCCCTCGTGGGAAAACACCGGATCGATCACCTCCGTCAGGGGAGGCTCCTCTACATACTGCTCGACGGGGAGCGACCGAAGGAATACCTCGAGTTCAGGGACTTCTACACCTCCACCCTCTATCGGGTGACCCTCATTCAGACGGAGAGGGGGAGTAAGGAGACATCGGAAGCCGCGTTCCACCTCCAGGTCGTCATCACGGGAAGAGATGGGACACACAGAACCTATCTCGTAGGAAGGCCCAACTACTATCGCAAGGGGGTCCAGGAGTACAGGATCCGCCAGGTCATCCTCGCCCCCGACGATGCCTCCCTCGTCTTCGTGATTGAGAAGACGATCTACGCTCCCACCGGGCCCTCCATCCGGTACATGGTGGAAACCATTACACCATAA
- a CDS encoding diacylglycerol/polyprenol kinase family protein codes for MINQYVLDRPVQQEVLRKSLHMSIALSPGVANILGALPTIILLALGVTVYTLAEALRISGRRVGLISLITEWASRERDRDRFVLGPVTLGLGAMLALLLYPAPAATIAIYALAFGDGFASLMGRSLGGPRIPGTGGKTITGAFACFLAVYAAAFPLTRHPGEAAAIALSATLLELVPVDDLDNILLPVGTGLIASIFFSS; via the coding sequence ATGATCAACCAGTACGTACTCGATCGGCCGGTACAACAGGAAGTATTGAGGAAGTCCCTTCACATGTCCATCGCCCTCTCTCCCGGAGTGGCGAACATCCTCGGTGCCCTTCCTACCATCATCCTCCTGGCCCTCGGGGTGACGGTCTACACCCTTGCGGAGGCCCTCCGCATCTCCGGAAGGAGAGTAGGTCTCATCTCCCTCATCACCGAGTGGGCCTCGCGGGAGAGGGACAGGGACCGCTTCGTCCTTGGTCCGGTGACCCTCGGACTCGGCGCCATGCTGGCCCTCCTCCTCTATCCTGCACCAGCGGCTACCATCGCCATCTATGCCCTGGCCTTCGGTGACGGATTCGCAAGCCTCATGGGACGGAGCCTCGGAGGTCCCAGGATCCCCGGCACCGGCGGCAAGACCATAACCGGAGCCTTCGCGTGCTTCCTCGCCGTGTATGCGGCAGCCTTTCCCCTCACCCGCCATCCCGGGGAAGCAGCGGCCATCGCGCTGAGCGCCACGCTCCTGGAACTCGTCCCGGTGGACGATCTCGACAACATACTCCTTCCCGTGGGAACCGGGCTCATCGCGAGCATCTTCTTCTCGTCCTAG
- a CDS encoding 6-phosphofructokinase encodes MKRPATRTFGILTSGGDCPGLNAAIRGVTKAAYWRYGMSIIGISHGYRGLIEGDARLLHPRDFDGILTRGGTILGTSREKPFKPDPGEKDSEAGSRKVEAIIENYHKLHLDCLVVLGGNGTHKTAHLLQQAGLNVIGLPKTIDNDIWGTDVTFGFHSAVDIATEAIDRLHSTAHAHNRVMVIEVMGHKAGWLALYAGIAGGGDIILIPEIPYDLAHIVHHLQTRQQRGKEFSIVVVAEGALSREESLMSKEERKKRRKKNRFPTKGYEVAHLIQEATGMETRVTVLGYLQRGGTPSPYDRLLATRFGTAAAELLYRGDYGKMVALRDGEVVAIPLGEVAEKLKTVPPDHPLIDTARAVGTCFGDGV; translated from the coding sequence ATGAAACGTCCCGCGACCCGCACCTTCGGGATCCTCACGAGTGGGGGCGACTGCCCCGGACTCAACGCCGCCATTCGAGGCGTCACCAAGGCAGCCTACTGGCGGTACGGCATGAGCATCATCGGCATCTCCCACGGATACCGCGGACTCATAGAGGGGGACGCACGGCTCCTTCATCCTCGGGACTTCGACGGCATCCTCACGAGGGGCGGGACCATCCTCGGGACTTCCCGGGAGAAACCCTTCAAACCCGATCCTGGAGAGAAGGATTCCGAAGCGGGGAGCCGGAAAGTGGAAGCCATCATCGAGAACTACCACAAACTCCACCTCGACTGTCTGGTGGTCCTGGGAGGCAACGGCACGCACAAGACCGCCCACCTCCTCCAACAGGCGGGTCTCAACGTCATCGGACTTCCCAAGACCATCGACAACGACATCTGGGGCACCGACGTCACCTTCGGCTTCCACAGTGCCGTCGACATCGCCACCGAGGCCATCGATCGCCTTCACTCCACGGCCCACGCGCACAATCGGGTCATGGTGATCGAAGTCATGGGCCACAAGGCAGGATGGCTCGCCCTCTATGCAGGGATCGCAGGGGGCGGGGATATCATCCTCATCCCCGAGATCCCCTACGACCTGGCTCACATCGTCCACCACCTCCAGACCCGACAGCAACGAGGAAAGGAATTCTCCATCGTCGTGGTCGCGGAAGGGGCCCTCTCGCGCGAAGAGTCGCTCATGTCAAAAGAAGAGAGGAAAAAGAGGCGCAAGAAGAACCGCTTCCCCACCAAGGGCTACGAGGTGGCCCACCTCATCCAGGAAGCCACCGGTATGGAGACCCGCGTCACCGTGCTCGGCTATCTCCAGCGCGGAGGGACGCCTTCACCCTACGATCGGCTTCTCGCCACCAGGTTCGGGACCGCGGCCGCGGAACTCCTCTATCGAGGCGACTACGGGAAGATGGTGGCCCTGCGGGACGGAGAGGTGGTCGCCATCCCGCTCGGAGAGGTGGCGGAAAAACTGAAGACCGTCCCCCCCGACCATCCCCTCATCGACACGGCCCGTGCGGTGGGCACCTGTTTCGGCGACGGCGTGTAG
- a CDS encoding HD domain-containing phosphohydrolase — MNPEPQPSTEERGLSLLHLKDLDMLLETILRHARTITGADAGSIYLREGNALKIAYSQNETLEKNLPPGRKLIYEIFALPISAKSIAGYVALTREPLIIEDVYQLSPEAPYRFEATMDKVAGYRTVSTLTIPLLTPQRDLLGVLQLINAKDTAGRIRTFTRVDLEAVSELCLAASYSLQQARMMRQIILRMIRMAQMRDPHETGAHVNRVAAYAVELYEAWAISHSFPLQEVIHTRDILRMSAMLHDAGKVAVPDSILKKPGPLTSEERSVMETHTWRGGELFIDRASEFDQAAFEIALTHHERWDGTGYPGVLDPATGELRLETRRALAGEEIPLLGRIVAIADTYDALTCRRCYKEAWEEEKALEEIQRLAGTAFDPSLVETFLSIHPNIQQIRKRYPDPVREAS; from the coding sequence ATGAACCCCGAGCCGCAGCCCTCCACCGAGGAGAGAGGGCTCTCCCTCCTTCATCTCAAGGATCTCGACATGCTCCTCGAGACCATACTGCGGCACGCCCGGACCATCACCGGCGCCGACGCCGGGTCCATCTATCTGAGAGAAGGAAACGCCCTGAAGATCGCCTACTCCCAGAACGAAACCCTGGAAAAGAACCTCCCTCCCGGCCGCAAGCTCATCTACGAGATATTCGCCCTCCCCATCAGTGCGAAGAGCATCGCAGGATACGTGGCGCTCACCCGGGAACCCCTCATCATAGAGGACGTCTACCAGCTCTCTCCCGAGGCCCCCTACCGGTTCGAAGCCACCATGGACAAGGTGGCCGGCTACAGAACCGTCTCCACGCTCACCATCCCCCTCCTCACCCCGCAACGTGACCTCCTGGGCGTCCTCCAGCTCATCAACGCCAAGGACACCGCGGGCAGGATCCGAACCTTCACCCGGGTGGATCTCGAGGCGGTCTCAGAGCTCTGTCTCGCCGCCTCTTACTCACTCCAGCAGGCCCGCATGATGCGACAGATCATCCTCAGGATGATCCGCATGGCCCAGATGAGGGATCCGCACGAGACGGGTGCCCACGTCAACCGCGTGGCCGCCTATGCCGTCGAACTCTACGAAGCGTGGGCCATCTCTCACTCCTTCCCCCTCCAGGAAGTGATCCACACCCGTGACATTCTGAGGATGAGCGCCATGCTCCACGATGCAGGCAAGGTAGCGGTACCCGACAGCATCCTCAAGAAACCCGGTCCCCTCACATCCGAGGAACGGAGCGTGATGGAGACACACACGTGGAGAGGTGGAGAACTCTTCATCGATCGAGCCTCGGAGTTCGACCAGGCTGCTTTCGAGATCGCGCTCACGCACCATGAGCGCTGGGACGGGACCGGGTATCCAGGGGTCCTCGACCCCGCCACCGGAGAACTCAGACTCGAGACCCGGCGGGCACTCGCGGGAGAGGAGATCCCCCTCCTCGGGAGGATCGTGGCCATCGCCGACACCTACGACGCCCTCACCTGCCGGCGCTGCTACAAGGAGGCCTGGGAAGAGGAGAAGGCCCTCGAAGAAATCCAACGTCTCGCGGGCACAGCCTTCGACCCCTCGCTCGTGGAGACCTTCCTCTCCATCCATCCCAACATCCAACAGATCAGGAAGCGTTACCCCGACCCCGTGAGGGAGGCCTCATGA
- a CDS encoding sodium:glutamate symporter, with protein sequence MNMDWTLPMDFAVLSLLLLTATLLKRKVPLLRKLLFPNALIAGFIGLLLGRDLLALIEIPEARLGTYVYHLMAIGFIALALKERTQRDMPTIVRTGAFIVSGYLLQGIIGLGLTLLLLPFIPHLFPAFGLLLPLGFGQGPGQAYSIGSRWEALGFPHGGNIGLSVATIGFLWACLGGIVVLNILFGKKARKAAPDDEESPHLPGEVVEYDAPGDIPLTESIDRLSIQGALIGFVYLATYLTLKGVELLLEGTGTFGQTFSQLLWGFHFIVGSLYAIGLRLLFNLFKRKGLMHRTYPNTYLLSRISAGAFDYMITASIVAISLDVFTANLLPILLITTTGGLATVLFSLFVGRRIYHHHWKENATAVYGNITGTISTGLALIREVDPLFSSHAAENLVFGSGVGLVMGLPLLLVLNLPVYGYLTGTPSLYWITMAILVLYFAGLLAFTFRNAARTRRTP encoded by the coding sequence ATGAACATGGATTGGACCCTCCCCATGGACTTCGCAGTCCTCTCCCTCCTCCTCCTGACCGCCACCTTGCTCAAGCGAAAGGTCCCCCTCCTGAGGAAGCTCCTCTTCCCCAACGCCCTCATCGCCGGCTTCATCGGCCTCCTCCTGGGCAGGGACCTCCTCGCTCTCATCGAGATCCCGGAGGCACGCCTCGGGACCTACGTCTACCACCTCATGGCCATCGGATTCATCGCCCTCGCCCTCAAGGAACGCACACAGCGTGACATGCCCACCATCGTACGCACCGGCGCCTTCATCGTCTCCGGCTACCTCCTCCAGGGCATCATCGGCCTGGGCCTCACCCTCCTCCTCCTTCCCTTCATCCCCCACCTCTTTCCCGCGTTCGGCCTCCTCCTCCCCCTGGGATTCGGACAAGGTCCCGGCCAGGCCTACTCCATAGGCTCCCGCTGGGAAGCCCTTGGCTTCCCGCACGGCGGGAACATCGGCCTCTCCGTCGCCACCATCGGTTTCCTCTGGGCCTGTCTCGGCGGGATCGTGGTCCTCAACATCCTCTTCGGAAAGAAAGCCCGCAAGGCCGCACCCGACGACGAGGAAAGCCCCCACCTTCCGGGCGAGGTGGTCGAATACGACGCACCGGGCGACATCCCCCTCACCGAATCCATCGACCGCCTCAGCATACAGGGCGCCCTCATCGGCTTCGTCTATCTCGCCACCTACCTTACCCTCAAGGGCGTCGAACTCCTGCTCGAAGGCACAGGAACCTTCGGGCAGACCTTCTCCCAGCTCCTCTGGGGCTTCCACTTCATCGTCGGTTCCCTCTACGCCATAGGACTCCGCCTCCTCTTCAACCTCTTCAAACGGAAGGGCCTCATGCATCGCACCTACCCCAACACCTATCTCCTCTCCCGCATCTCCGCAGGGGCCTTCGACTACATGATCACCGCCTCCATCGTCGCCATCTCCCTCGACGTCTTCACCGCCAACCTCCTCCCCATCCTCCTCATCACCACCACAGGAGGACTCGCCACCGTGCTCTTCAGCCTGTTTGTGGGACGACGCATCTACCACCACCACTGGAAGGAGAACGCCACCGCGGTCTACGGCAACATCACCGGCACCATCTCGACCGGCCTCGCCCTCATCCGGGAAGTGGATCCCCTCTTCTCCTCCCACGCCGCCGAGAACCTCGTCTTCGGAAGCGGCGTGGGCCTCGTCATGGGCCTCCCCCTCCTCCTCGTCCTCAACCTTCCGGTCTACGGCTACCTCACGGGGACCCCCTCGCTCTACTGGATCACCATGGCCATACTCGTCCTCTATTTCGCAGGACTCCTCGCCTTCACCTTCCGGAACGCAGCCCGCACCCGTCGCACCCCTTGA
- a CDS encoding lysophospholipid acyltransferase family protein has translation MRGLRLTSSSLRASLIFPVLKTLGRGIGWFFHLSGEGLENLSALDPPFLILANHASNLDPVFVNLFAPSLIRFVASDSLIRTPLSHMLFALMDIIPITKQVADTGTLRGIFQARRDRRIISLFPEGHATWDGTTLPLTPGTARLVQALRVPVITATIRGAFLAAGRWRRRAVRGPVSVQFHTPLSPDDLTTLSPPAVEDLLASRLAHDEWEAQKQEPLPLLGPRAEYLERTLFLCPSCLSHGTLRSSLHTLSCTVCGLAIQVDPFGFLHGPIPFTTMKEWNTWQRGTYPSLLSSLPEHSPILSAPASLLTGPLRTRPRLLSSGTLSLHRTHLRLTTPSGNHTFPLDRIRGLNIQKHERLEFLLGPTLHRIAFHDPRTSAYLWYFSLHLLKEHP, from the coding sequence ATGAGAGGCCTCCGTCTCACCTCCTCTTCGCTCAGGGCAAGCCTCATATTCCCTGTGCTCAAGACCCTCGGTCGAGGAATCGGATGGTTCTTCCATCTCTCCGGTGAGGGCCTCGAGAATCTCTCGGCACTCGATCCCCCGTTCCTCATCCTCGCGAACCATGCCTCCAATCTCGACCCCGTGTTCGTCAACCTCTTCGCTCCCTCCCTCATCCGCTTCGTGGCCTCCGACTCCCTCATCCGCACCCCACTCTCCCACATGCTCTTCGCCCTCATGGACATCATCCCCATCACCAAGCAGGTAGCCGACACGGGAACGCTGCGCGGCATCTTCCAGGCACGACGAGACCGTCGCATCATCTCCCTCTTCCCGGAGGGGCACGCCACCTGGGACGGGACGACCCTCCCCCTCACGCCCGGCACCGCCCGCCTCGTCCAGGCCCTCCGCGTCCCCGTGATCACGGCCACCATCCGAGGTGCGTTCCTCGCCGCGGGGAGGTGGCGCCGACGCGCCGTCCGGGGACCCGTCTCCGTGCAATTCCACACTCCCCTTTCCCCGGACGACCTCACCACCCTTTCTCCCCCTGCCGTGGAGGACCTCCTCGCCTCCCGCCTCGCCCACGACGAATGGGAGGCCCAGAAGCAGGAGCCCCTCCCCCTCTTGGGTCCACGGGCCGAGTACCTCGAGCGCACCCTCTTCCTCTGCCCCTCCTGCCTTTCGCACGGGACCCTCCGCTCCTCGCTCCACACCCTCTCGTGCACCGTCTGCGGTCTCGCAATCCAGGTCGATCCCTTCGGATTCCTCCACGGCCCCATCCCCTTCACCACCATGAAGGAATGGAACACATGGCAGCGAGGGACATACCCCTCCCTTCTCTCGTCCCTCCCGGAGCACTCCCCCATCCTCTCCGCACCCGCATCCCTTCTCACCGGCCCTCTCCGCACCCGCCCCCGCCTCCTCTCCTCCGGGACCCTCTCCCTCCACCGGACACACCTTCGACTCACCACCCCCTCGGGGAACCATACGTTTCCCCTCGATCGCATACGCGGGCTCAACATCCAGAAGCACGAACGCCTCGAATTCCTCCTGGGCCCGACCCTCCACCGCATAGCCTTCCATGACCCCCGCACTTCGGCGTACCTTTGGTACTTCTCACTACACCTTCTCAAGGAGCACCCATGA
- a CDS encoding flavodoxin family protein, with product MSTLIVYYSHTGTTHEIVEILRSNLSCDIERISLRHPLPPRGWRLYLLGGYQSIFRRRPPLNPLGKDPSLYDTVILGFPVWAGHLPSPMRSLLSSGTIHHRRCAIFCSYAGNPGKALEEGVRLLEHHENRVVSIAGFREEMPSEDREQAILSWAETFR from the coding sequence ATGAGTACTCTCATCGTCTACTATTCGCACACGGGAACCACACACGAGATCGTGGAAATACTCAGGAGCAATCTCTCATGCGACATCGAGCGGATCTCGCTCCGGCATCCACTCCCCCCACGGGGATGGAGGCTCTACCTCCTCGGAGGGTATCAGTCCATCTTCAGGAGACGACCGCCACTCAACCCTCTCGGCAAGGATCCTTCCCTCTACGACACGGTGATACTGGGATTCCCGGTGTGGGCCGGGCATCTCCCTTCCCCCATGAGGAGTCTCCTCTCCTCCGGTACGATCCACCACAGGCGGTGCGCCATCTTCTGTTCGTACGCCGGGAACCCCGGCAAGGCGCTTGAGGAAGGGGTGCGTCTCCTCGAGCACCATGAGAACCGGGTGGTGAGCATCGCCGGCTTCAGAGAGGAGATGCCGTCGGAAGATCGGGAACAGGCCATCCTCTCCTGGGCGGAGACCTTCCGATGA
- a CDS encoding glycosyltransferase family 4 protein: MDSFRIGFVSGKLGDVDGVSLEVEKWINVLQDMGHEVVTIAGKYRAPLTLIPEEHQVVFPEIRFDSPSQRHYERIFFPYLNKVPVYLTEEKLKGYVEECIREGLEVGEHLFEKVKDFDLDVLIAENTNAMPMTLLGGVAVHHVATEKRVATIFHHHDFWWERSRFSNNRIETFLNRIMPPSDIGLEHVVISSYAAHILTSIKRVSPHVVPNCEDFDHPVVLDDYNSDFRQELGFSERDVLVVQPTRIVRRKRIEDSIRLIAALLRAYPDLRGRVHYIISLYQGDEPDVDYVDQIKALAEREGIPLHLIAERVSAVRGRDAEGRKLYTNRDVLVNADLVTYLPLWEGFGNALLEAVAARVPVVTTTYLVYKTDIKLPGMRLIEVRDRYDEDGRLIIPDQTLEEIHHVLTHPEERKVRVEETFQVARAEFGLHTLRKRLERVFELYGDEIRASRKRLRKAKRLYSV; encoded by the coding sequence ATGGACTCGTTTCGGATAGGGTTCGTGAGCGGAAAACTGGGTGATGTAGATGGGGTATCCTTGGAGGTGGAAAAGTGGATCAATGTGCTCCAAGACATGGGACATGAGGTCGTGACGATCGCGGGAAAGTATCGCGCCCCTCTCACGCTCATCCCCGAAGAACACCAGGTGGTGTTTCCCGAGATCAGGTTCGACTCTCCCTCTCAGCGGCACTACGAGCGTATCTTTTTCCCGTATCTCAACAAGGTGCCGGTATACCTGACCGAGGAGAAGCTCAAGGGTTACGTGGAGGAGTGCATCAGGGAGGGGCTCGAGGTGGGTGAACACCTCTTCGAGAAGGTGAAGGACTTCGATCTGGATGTGCTCATCGCTGAGAACACCAACGCCATGCCCATGACCCTCCTGGGAGGCGTGGCGGTCCACCATGTGGCCACCGAAAAGCGGGTGGCTACGATCTTCCACCATCACGACTTCTGGTGGGAGCGCAGCAGGTTCAGCAACAACCGGATAGAGACCTTTCTCAACAGGATCATGCCTCCTTCGGATATAGGGCTCGAGCACGTGGTGATTTCCTCCTATGCGGCCCACATCCTCACCTCCATCAAGAGGGTTTCCCCCCATGTGGTACCCAACTGCGAGGACTTCGATCATCCGGTGGTCCTCGATGACTACAACAGTGATTTCAGACAGGAGCTGGGATTCTCCGAGCGGGATGTCCTCGTCGTACAGCCCACTCGCATCGTTCGCAGGAAGCGTATCGAGGATTCGATCCGTCTCATCGCGGCACTCCTCCGGGCCTATCCCGATCTGAGGGGGAGGGTGCACTACATCATCTCTCTGTATCAGGGGGATGAACCCGACGTGGATTACGTGGATCAGATAAAAGCCCTCGCCGAGAGGGAGGGGATCCCCCTCCATCTCATCGCGGAGAGGGTGAGTGCGGTGCGGGGGCGTGATGCGGAGGGGAGAAAGCTCTATACCAACCGGGACGTGCTGGTGAATGCCGACCTCGTCACCTACCTTCCTCTCTGGGAAGGTTTCGGGAACGCGCTCCTCGAGGCTGTCGCGGCCCGGGTGCCGGTGGTCACCACCACCTATCTGGTCTACAAGACCGACATCAAGCTTCCGGGGATGCGCCTCATCGAGGTTCGTGATCGATATGATGAAGACGGGAGGCTCATCATTCCTGATCAGACATTGGAGGAGATCCACCACGTGCTCACGCATCCCGAGGAGAGGAAGGTTCGGGTGGAGGAGACATTCCAGGTGGCGCGGGCGGAATTCGGTCTCCACACCTTGAGGAAGCGCCTCGAAAGGGTCTTCGAGCTCTACGGTGATGAGATCCGGGCTTCCAGGAAGCGTCTGAGAAAGGCGAAGCGCCTCTACTCGGTGTGA
- the lgt gene encoding prolipoprotein diacylglyceryl transferase, producing the protein MAYVFYPSWLSPEIIPGLPFRWYSLMYLVAFAVAYVLMAYQVRERRLPVTTDELLNFFFWGIVGLLLGARIFAALVYDPSGTYLRNPLLIFWPFDEHGRFVGLRGMSYHGGLIGGTLGVLLYCLRHKKDVLEWGDMLTASIPLGYTFGRLGNFINGELYGRVSALPWAMIFPEAERFPAKESWVQEFAQRTGFPLPSSNVLVNLPRHPSQLYEALFEGIVLWALLWFLVRPRRPFKGAVLAWYLIGYGGFRFVLEYFRQPDAGIGFPIMLEPSKANPHLLLSLFNFTTGQILSFFMILAGVILLLVLPRITGRTSRKGTASHTE; encoded by the coding sequence ATGGCTTACGTCTTCTATCCCTCCTGGCTGAGTCCCGAGATCATCCCCGGTCTGCCTTTCAGATGGTACAGCCTCATGTACCTCGTAGCCTTTGCCGTGGCCTATGTGCTCATGGCCTACCAGGTGCGAGAACGCAGACTACCGGTCACCACGGACGAGCTTCTCAATTTCTTCTTCTGGGGAATCGTGGGACTCCTCCTCGGCGCCCGAATATTCGCCGCACTGGTCTACGATCCCAGCGGCACGTACCTGAGGAATCCCCTCCTCATCTTCTGGCCGTTCGATGAACACGGTCGTTTCGTGGGTCTGAGAGGCATGAGTTACCACGGCGGGCTCATCGGGGGAACACTCGGAGTGCTCCTCTATTGCCTACGACACAAAAAAGACGTGCTCGAATGGGGGGACATGCTCACGGCCTCCATCCCCTTGGGTTACACCTTCGGAAGGCTCGGTAACTTCATCAACGGTGAGCTCTACGGCAGGGTGAGCGCCCTCCCGTGGGCCATGATCTTTCCCGAAGCAGAACGCTTCCCGGCGAAGGAATCATGGGTCCAGGAGTTCGCCCAGAGGACGGGCTTTCCCCTCCCTTCAAGCAACGTGCTCGTGAACCTCCCACGCCATCCTTCCCAGCTCTACGAGGCTCTCTTCGAAGGGATCGTGCTCTGGGCGCTCCTCTGGTTTCTCGTGCGTCCGCGGCGTCCGTTCAAGGGGGCCGTGCTCGCCTGGTACCTCATAGGATACGGCGGCTTCCGGTTCGTGCTGGAGTACTTCAGACAACCGGATGCCGGGATAGGATTCCCCATCATGCTCGAGCCCTCCAAGGCGAACCCACACCTTCTCCTCTCTCTTTTCAATTTCACCACCGGACAGATCCTTTCCTTCTTCATGATCCTCGCAGGGGTGATCCTCCTCCTCGTCCTTCCACGCATAACGGGTCGAACAAGCCGGAAGGGAACGGCGTCTCACACCGAGTAG